Proteins encoded in a region of the Pieris brassicae chromosome 3, ilPieBrab1.1, whole genome shotgun sequence genome:
- the LOC123707748 gene encoding zinc finger protein 502-like, whose product MGKLKACRICLQMDLRLENIESNFLGLYYEIITGLNLNENELPGYFCYQCAALLKKFYTFRQKSLKGLEMLQGVLESNGKITEDTMRKIEQKSSCSKSALSTFNGFSINIFPEGVEDAMINEMNVSVEASHGFKNDHTALDLYDLIKEEPCEKLNSDIDESYEDWLSDDEPLAVHKSIKKKIEKKKIVKKEVKEETVELPKMKTSKLKKSIKANKKPVKLLRKDVIQPKQIQDFNFESYVDVITLTEEEQKEEISKRKELENYQSAPFKCELCFKVFLDTQTWQHHMKKHDVSSGRVQCEICKLRFKSQHCLNKHIMCHAKKYKCKYCPYVSRNTTQAWNHVFWHQGVTYKCPHCDEMFSQWTSYLSHVRIKHPSDYICPHCGYSFVSQHGLNMHKSLMHRGVADLNEDNKDLPFCSSCDMKFASEEAHKRHLVTAKKHILDSEKKNGCRECGEKFSSIDELRAHSRTAHTHKACEALLQRYKRNSDSRTWPTKCPHCSEEIANARQYWSHFRRNHPDEVYPVEKKYICDICGKSFRGNAFLTYHKRIHTGEKPFKCKQCDKSFFNRTNLLMHEKTHSEQRPYICCVCGKGFKSKGALDRHFRCHTGDRPYKCELCGKAFAQSNSCKVHVHTVHLKQPSPYISRARLQKRVKNLATDKQSVLYCT is encoded by the exons atgggAAAATTAAAAGCTTGTAGGATTTGTCTACAAATGGACCTGAGGCTGGAAAATATAGAATCTAACTTTTTGGGactatattatgaaataattacggGGTTGAAC CTAAATGAAAACGAATTACCaggatatttttgttatcaatgTGCTGCTTTACTGAAGAAATTCTATACATTTAGACAGAAAAGCCTTAAAGGTTTAGAAATGCTGCAGGGTGTTCTGGAGTCTAATGGCAAG attACAGAAGATACTATGAGAAAAATAGAACAGAAAAGTTCCTGTTCAAAATCTGCCTTGAGTACTTTTAAtggtttttcaataaatatttttcctgAAGGCGTTGAAGATGCAAtgataaatgaaatgaatgtaTCTGTGGAAGCCAGCCATGGCTTTAAAAATGACCATACAGCCTTAGACTTGTACGACTTAATCAAAGAAGAGCCTTGTGAAAAACTGAATAGTGATATTGATGAAAGTTATGAAGATTGGTTAAGTGATGATGAGCCGCTTGCTGTACACAAgagtattaaaaagaaaatagaaaagaaaaagattGTCAAAAAAGAAGTAAAGGAAGAAACAGTGGAG cTACCAAAAATGAAAAcctcaaaattaaaaaagtccATAAAAGCAAATAAGAAACCAGTTAAACTTTTAAGAAAAGATGTAATTCAACCTAAACAAATtcaagattttaattttgagaGCTATGTCGATGTCATCACACTTAcg GAAGAAGAACAAAAAGAAGAAATAAGTAAACGTAAAGAATTAGAAAATTACCAAAGTGCACCATTTAAATGCGAGTTgtgttttaaagtttttctGGACACCCAAACCTGGCAACACCATATGAAGAAACATGATGTG TCGTCAGGCCGTGTGCAGTGCGAAATATGTAAGTTGCGTTTCAAGTCGCAACACTGTCTTAACAAACATATAATGTGTCACGCTAAGAAATACAAATGCAAATACTGCCCATACGTTTCGCGTAACAC AACACAAGCGTGGAATCATGTATTTTGGCATCAAGGGGTTACGTATAAGTGTCCGCATTGCGATGAAATGTTTtc CCAATGGACTTCGTACCTCAGCCACGTGCGCATAAAGCATCCATCGGACTACATCTGCCCTCACTGCGGCTACTCCTTCGTGTCACAACACGGTCTCAACATGCACAAGAGTTTAATGCACCGCGGTGTCgct GACCTGAATGAAGACAACAAAGACCTGCCGTTCTGTTCGTCCTGCGACATGAAGTTCGCATCGGAGGAGGCTCACAAGCGACACTTGGTGACAGCAAAAAAACATATACTGGACTCTGAGAAGAA GAATGGATGTCGCGAATGCGGTGAAAAGTTCTCGAGTATTGACGAACTGCGAGCACACTCGCGTACTGCGCACACGCACAAAGCGTGTGAGGCCTTACTCCAACGATATAAACGGAACTCTGATAGTCGCACTTGGCCCACTAAATGCCCGCAT tgCTCTGAAGAAATAGCAAACGCACGTCAGTACTGGTCGCACTTTAGACGGAACCATCCCGACGAAGTTTATCCCGTAGAGAAGAAATATATCTGTGATATCTGTGGAAAGTCATTCCgg GGAAATGCCTTCCTGACCTATCACAAGCGGATTCATACCGGTGAAAAGCCCTTCAAATGCAAGCAATGTGATAAAAGTTTCTTTAACCGAACTAATCTTCTGATGCACGAGAAAACACATTCTGAGCAGCGGCCTTACATTTGCTGTGTTTGTGGAAAAGGCTTCAAGAGTAAAGGGGCGCTTGATAGGCATTTCCGg TGTCACACGGGTGATA